In a genomic window of Flexibacter flexilis DSM 6793:
- a CDS encoding ferredoxin--NADP reductase, giving the protein MSTNPITLRVAAVVQETPEAVSIAFEQNLEYTAGQFLTIIAPIGGHEVRRAYSLCSAPSSTDKPTIAVKTVPNGLMSNFLAKNLKAGDTLLSLPAMGNFALKAETAAKRHIVLVGAGSGITPLFAILKEVLQNEPNSYVSLVYGNRTEESIMFYEQLKQWQASYPTRLRVVHTLTQPPAQWSGAKGRISTELMDELLYQLAPAMPVQSTEYFMCGPQEMMDTVQNLLASKSVAKANVHRESFFSSIDEAAKQAAVEEQGIITRTVTVIYDGETHAFEVQPDQTILEAALDKDIDLPYSCQSGLCTACRGKCKSGKVHLDEREGLSDNELNAGYVLTCVSHPLTADVVIEIG; this is encoded by the coding sequence ATGAGTACAAACCCGATTACGCTTCGAGTGGCGGCGGTAGTGCAAGAAACACCCGAAGCAGTTAGCATTGCTTTTGAACAAAATTTAGAATATACGGCGGGTCAGTTTCTGACCATTATTGCCCCGATTGGCGGCCACGAAGTACGCAGAGCCTACTCGCTTTGTAGCGCACCGAGCAGCACCGACAAACCTACGATTGCCGTTAAAACAGTGCCTAATGGCTTGATGTCTAATTTTTTAGCTAAAAACCTAAAAGCTGGAGATACGTTACTTTCGTTGCCTGCGATGGGCAATTTTGCGCTCAAAGCCGAAACCGCCGCCAAACGCCATATTGTGTTGGTGGGTGCGGGGAGCGGCATTACGCCACTTTTTGCGATACTGAAAGAAGTGTTGCAAAACGAACCAAACAGTTATGTTTCGTTGGTGTACGGCAACCGCACGGAAGAAAGCATCATGTTTTATGAGCAACTCAAACAATGGCAAGCCTCGTACCCAACGCGTTTGCGCGTGGTGCATACGCTCACGCAGCCGCCTGCGCAATGGAGCGGCGCGAAAGGTCGTATTAGTACAGAATTGATGGACGAATTGTTGTATCAGCTTGCCCCCGCGATGCCTGTGCAAAGCACCGAATATTTTATGTGCGGCCCGCAAGAAATGATGGACACGGTACAGAATTTGTTGGCCAGTAAGAGCGTAGCCAAAGCCAACGTACACCGCGAAAGTTTCTTTAGCAGCATAGACGAGGCCGCCAAGCAAGCCGCCGTAGAAGAACAAGGCATTATTACGCGTACCGTAACGGTGATTTACGATGGCGAAACGCACGCGTTTGAAGTGCAACCCGACCAAACAATTTTGGAAGCGGCTTTGGACAAAGACATAGATTTGCCGTATTCGTGCCAAAGCGGTTTGTGTACGGCCTGTAGAGGCAAGTGCAAGTCGGGCAAAGTGCATTTGGACGAAAGAGAAGGTCTCTCGGACAATGAACTCAATGCTGGATACGTTCTTACTTGCGTGAGCCACCCGCTTACAGCTGATGTGGTCATTGAAATTGGTTAG